The Dehalococcoidia bacterium genomic sequence CCTTTCCACCGGCGCCACGACCCTGGAGTTCGGGGAGTGGGGGCTGAAGGCCCTGGAGCCCTGCTGGCTCACCGCCCGTCAGATCGAGGCGGCCCGCCGTGCCATCTCCCGCCACCTGAAGCGGGGCGGCCAGGTGTGGATTCGCGTGTTCCCCGATAAGCCCGTGACCAGAAAGCCCCTGGAGACCCGCATGGGCGGGGGTAAAGGAGCCGTGGACCACTGGGTCGCTGTGGTGAAACGGGGGCGCATCCTGTTTGAGGTGGGGGGGCTTTCCCAAGACTTAGCCCTGGAGGCGTTGCGCCAGGCGGCCGACAAACTGCCCATCCCTGTCAAGGTGGTCCACCGCTCCGACTTCCTGGAGGCCCCCGCCGAGGAGGCGTAAAATGCCCGCTCTGCGCCTGGCAGACATCCGTGCCCGCTCCACCGAGGACCTGCAAAAAGAGGTCCAAAACCTTTACCGCGAACTGGCTAACTTGCGGTGGCGCTGGCACACCCGCCAACTGGAGAACTACGAAGAGATCAAGCGCGTTCGCAAAACCATCGCCCGCGTCCTGACCGTTTTACGGGAGCGGGAACTGGGGATATCCCATGCCACGCAATAAGGAATATGTGGGGCGCGTCATTAGCGCCAAGATGCAGAAGACCGTAGTGGTGGCGGTGGAATGGGTTCAGCATCACCCCTTGTATAAGAAGGCCATCCGCCGCATCACCAAACT encodes the following:
- the rplP gene encoding 50S ribosomal protein L16; the encoded protein is MLQPKRVKYRKAHRGRRKGLSTGATTLEFGEWGLKALEPCWLTARQIEAARRAISRHLKRGGQVWIRVFPDKPVTRKPLETRMGGGKGAVDHWVAVVKRGRILFEVGGLSQDLALEALRQAADKLPIPVKVVHRSDFLEAPAEEA
- the rpmC gene encoding 50S ribosomal protein L29, producing the protein MRLADIRARSTEDLQKEVQNLYRELANLRWRWHTRQLENYEEIKRVRKTIARVLTVLRERELGISHATQ